A DNA window from Doryrhamphus excisus isolate RoL2022-K1 chromosome 2, RoL_Dexc_1.0, whole genome shotgun sequence contains the following coding sequences:
- the maea gene encoding E3 ubiquitin-protein transferase MAEA isoform X1 — translation MAVQETASQLSMALKVQEYPTLKVPYETLNKRFRAAQKNIDRETSHVTMVVAELEKTLSSFPVVDSVVSLLDGVVEKLSALKRKAAESIQAEDESAKLCKRRIEHLKEHSSDQPASVNLWKKKRMDRMMVEHLLRCGYYNTAVKLARQSGIEDLVNIEMFLTAKEVEESLERQETATCLAWCHDNKSRLRKMKSCLEFSLRIQEFIELIRQNKRMDAVRHARKHFSQAEGGQLDEVRQVMGMLAFPSDTHISPYKDLLDPARWKMLIQQFRYDNYRLHQLGNNSVFTITLQAGLSAIKTPQCYKEDGTSKNPDCPVCSKSLNKLAQPLPMAHCANSRLVCKISGEVMNENNPPMMLPNGYVYGYNSLLSIRQDDKVVCPRTKEVFNFSQAEKVYIM, via the exons ATGGCGGTGCAGGAGACAGCATCTCAACTATCCATGGCTCTCAAAGTCCAAGAATACCCCACCCTGAAG GTGCCCTACGAGACTTTGAACAAACGCTTCCGAGCGGCCCAGAAGAACATCGACAGGGAGACGAGTCACGTCACCATGGTGGTCGCCGAGCTGGAGAAGACGCTCAGCAGCTTCCCTGTGGTCGACTCCGTGGTGTCCCTGCTGGACGGAGTGGTGGAGAAACTCAGCGCCCTGAAAAGAAAG GCTGCTGAGTCCATCCAAGCGGAGGATGAAAGCGCCAAGCTGTGCAAGCGGCGCATCGAGCACCTGAAGGAGCACAGCAGCGACCAGCCAGCCTCCGTCAACTTGTGGAAGAAGAAGCGCATGGACCGCATGATGGTGGAGCATCTGCTTCGCTGCGGCTACTACAACACTGCCGTCAAGCTGGCCAGACAGAGCGGCATCGAG GATCTTGTCAACATTGAGATGTTCCTCACAGCAAAGGAAGTGGAGGAATCCCTGGAGAGGCAGGAGACAGCCACCTGCTTAGCCTGGTGCCATGATAACAAATCCCGCCTTCGCAAGATGAAG AGCTGTCTAGAGTTCAGTCTGAGGATTCAGGAGTTCATTGAGCTGATCCGGCAAAACAAACGAATGGATGCCGTCAG ACATGCAAGGAAACACTTCAGCCAAGCAGAAGGTGGGCAGCTGGATGAAGTTCGGCAGGTGATGGGCATGCTGGCCTTCCCCTCAGATACACACATCTCTCCATACAAG GATCTTTTGGATCCGGCACGCTGGAAGATGCTGATCCAACAGTTCCGATATGACAACTACAGACTGCACCAGCTGGGGAACAACTCTGTCTTCACCATCACGCTGCAGGCCGGCCTGTCTGCCATCAAGACGCC TCAGTGCTACAAAGAGGACGGTACCTCCAAGAACCCCGACTGCCCCGTGTGCAGTAAATCCCTAAACAAGCTGGCCCAGCCTCTACCCATGGCTCACTGCGCCAACTCCAGGCTAGTGTGTAAGATCTCTGGAGAGGTCATGAACGAGAACAACCCCCCCATGATGCTGCCCAATGGTTATGTGTACGGCTACAAT TCGCTGCTGTCCATCCGCCAAGATGACAAGGTGGTTTGTCCCAGAACCAAAGAAGTCTTCAACTTCTCACAGGCGGAGAAGGTCTACATCATGTGA
- the maea gene encoding E3 ubiquitin-protein transferase MAEA isoform X2: MVVAELEKTLSSFPVVDSVVSLLDGVVEKLSALKRKAAESIQAEDESAKLCKRRIEHLKEHSSDQPASVNLWKKKRMDRMMVEHLLRCGYYNTAVKLARQSGIEDLVNIEMFLTAKEVEESLERQETATCLAWCHDNKSRLRKMKSCLEFSLRIQEFIELIRQNKRMDAVRHARKHFSQAEGGQLDEVRQVMGMLAFPSDTHISPYKDLLDPARWKMLIQQFRYDNYRLHQLGNNSVFTITLQAGLSAIKTPQCYKEDGTSKNPDCPVCSKSLNKLAQPLPMAHCANSRLVCKISGEVMNENNPPMMLPNGYVYGYNSLLSIRQDDKVVCPRTKEVFNFSQAEKVYIM, from the exons ATGGTGGTCGCCGAGCTGGAGAAGACGCTCAGCAGCTTCCCTGTGGTCGACTCCGTGGTGTCCCTGCTGGACGGAGTGGTGGAGAAACTCAGCGCCCTGAAAAGAAAG GCTGCTGAGTCCATCCAAGCGGAGGATGAAAGCGCCAAGCTGTGCAAGCGGCGCATCGAGCACCTGAAGGAGCACAGCAGCGACCAGCCAGCCTCCGTCAACTTGTGGAAGAAGAAGCGCATGGACCGCATGATGGTGGAGCATCTGCTTCGCTGCGGCTACTACAACACTGCCGTCAAGCTGGCCAGACAGAGCGGCATCGAG GATCTTGTCAACATTGAGATGTTCCTCACAGCAAAGGAAGTGGAGGAATCCCTGGAGAGGCAGGAGACAGCCACCTGCTTAGCCTGGTGCCATGATAACAAATCCCGCCTTCGCAAGATGAAG AGCTGTCTAGAGTTCAGTCTGAGGATTCAGGAGTTCATTGAGCTGATCCGGCAAAACAAACGAATGGATGCCGTCAG ACATGCAAGGAAACACTTCAGCCAAGCAGAAGGTGGGCAGCTGGATGAAGTTCGGCAGGTGATGGGCATGCTGGCCTTCCCCTCAGATACACACATCTCTCCATACAAG GATCTTTTGGATCCGGCACGCTGGAAGATGCTGATCCAACAGTTCCGATATGACAACTACAGACTGCACCAGCTGGGGAACAACTCTGTCTTCACCATCACGCTGCAGGCCGGCCTGTCTGCCATCAAGACGCC TCAGTGCTACAAAGAGGACGGTACCTCCAAGAACCCCGACTGCCCCGTGTGCAGTAAATCCCTAAACAAGCTGGCCCAGCCTCTACCCATGGCTCACTGCGCCAACTCCAGGCTAGTGTGTAAGATCTCTGGAGAGGTCATGAACGAGAACAACCCCCCCATGATGCTGCCCAATGGTTATGTGTACGGCTACAAT TCGCTGCTGTCCATCCGCCAAGATGACAAGGTGGTTTGTCCCAGAACCAAAGAAGTCTTCAACTTCTCACAGGCGGAGAAGGTCTACATCATGTGA
- the LOC131119063 gene encoding heterogeneous nuclear ribonucleoprotein A0-like, with protein MSDQLCKLFVGGLNVDTDDDGLRKHFEQYGVLTDCVVVVNKQLQRSRCFGFVTYSTPEEADAAMDARPHNVDGNSVEVKRAMSREDANKPEALAKVKKIFVGGLKDDIEEDHLTEYFSQYGQIEKSEVISEKDTGKKRGFGFVYFTDHDAADKAVVVKFHTINGHKVEVKKALTKQEMQAANRSGMAPRGRPGRGMRGSQNGFSGRDYGGNYNYGNGGGYNGGGGGGGGYGGYGGHYGGGYGDQGSGYGGGNGYNDFGSYGQHASGYGPMKGGPFGGQRNPAPYTRGGGGGGGYPRGGGYCGY; from the coding sequence ATGTCTGACCAGCTTTGTAAACTCTTCGTCGGAGGCCTCAACGTGGACACAGACGACGATGGCCTGCGTAAGCACTTCGAGCAGTACGGGGTTCTGACCGACTGCGTTGTGGTGGTGAACAAGCAGCTGCAGAGGTCTCGCTGCTTCGGCTTCGTCACCTACTCGACGCCGGAGGAGGCAGACGCAGCCATGGACGCTAGGCCGCACAACGTCGACGGCAACTCGGTTGAGGTGAAGCGGGCCATGTCGCGAGAAGACGCCAACAAGCCTGAGGCCCTCGCTAAGGTGAAGAAAATATTTGTCGGTGGCCTGAAAGACGACATCGAAGAGGATCACCTGACCGAATATTTCTCACAATATGGTCAAATCGAAAAGTCTGAAGTCATCTCTGAGAAAGATACCGGTAAGAAGAGAGGCTTCGGCTTTGTTTACTTCACCGACCACGACGCTGCCGACAAGGCTGTGGTAGTGAAGTTCCACACCATTAATGGACATAAGGTGGAGGTGAAGAAAGCCCTCACCAAGCAAGAGATGCAGGCGGCAAATAGATCCGGCATGGCGCCTCGAGGAAGGCCGGGCCGCGGCATGAGGGGAAGTCAAAATGGCTTCAGTGGCAGAGACTATGGCGGAAACTACAACTACGGAAATGGCGGAGGCTACAAtggcggcggcggaggaggaggagggtatGGTGGCTATGGAGGACATTATGGTGGTGGCTACGGAGACCAAGGAAGCGGCTATGGTGGCGGAAACGGCTACAACGACTTCGGCTCCTATGGCCAACACGCCTCTGGCTACGGTCCCATGAAAGGAGGACCCTTCGGAGGTCAGAGGAACCCTGCCCCCTACACCCGGggaggtggcggcggcggcggctacCCGAGAGGCGGCGGCTACTGCGGCTACTAG